From Pandoraea norimbergensis, the proteins below share one genomic window:
- the ubiE gene encoding bifunctional demethylmenaquinone methyltransferase/2-methoxy-6-polyprenyl-1,4-benzoquinol methylase UbiE: protein MGEQTHFGYETVDEKEKAGKVAEVFHSVASKYDVMNDLMSGGLHRIWKAFTIGRAAVRPGFKVLDIAGGTGDLSKAFARQAGPTGEVWLTDINESMLRVGRDRLLDAGIVTPALLCDAEKLPFPSNYFDVVTVAFGLRNMTHKDAALAEMRRVIKPGGKVMVLEFSKVWQPLEKAYDTYSFKVLPWLGSRIAGDAESYRYLAESIRMHPDQETLKSMMEDVGLERVEYHNLTAGVVALHIGRKF from the coding sequence ATGGGTGAACAGACCCACTTCGGTTACGAGACCGTCGACGAGAAGGAAAAGGCCGGCAAAGTCGCCGAAGTGTTCCATTCGGTAGCGAGCAAGTACGACGTCATGAACGACCTGATGTCGGGCGGCCTGCACCGCATCTGGAAAGCGTTCACCATTGGCCGCGCCGCCGTGCGCCCCGGTTTCAAGGTGCTCGACATTGCGGGCGGCACGGGCGATCTGTCGAAGGCGTTTGCCCGTCAGGCCGGTCCGACCGGCGAAGTCTGGCTCACCGACATCAACGAATCGATGCTGCGCGTGGGCCGCGATCGCCTGCTGGACGCTGGCATCGTTACGCCTGCGCTGCTGTGCGACGCCGAGAAGCTGCCGTTCCCGTCGAACTATTTCGATGTGGTGACCGTAGCGTTCGGACTGCGCAACATGACGCACAAGGACGCCGCACTGGCGGAAATGCGCCGCGTGATCAAGCCGGGCGGCAAGGTCATGGTGCTGGAGTTCTCGAAGGTGTGGCAGCCGCTTGAGAAGGCGTACGACACGTACTCCTTCAAAGTGCTGCCGTGGCTGGGCTCGCGCATTGCGGGCGACGCGGAAAGCTACCGCTATCTGGCCGAGTCGATTCGCATGCACCCGGATCAGGAGACGCTGAAGTCGATGATGGAAGACGTCGGTCTGGAGCGGGTGGAGTACCACAACCTCACCGCCGGCGTGGTTGCACTGCACATCGGCCGCAAGTTCTGA
- a CDS encoding Tim44 domain-containing protein — protein sequence MKNKLLLGVVAGVLAVGMTIADADAKRVGGGRSVGKQSNTVTQRQATPQQPAQSPNAAPNQAAPAAAGAGAAGAAAAAKPANRWLGPIAGLAAGLGIAALLSHFGMGGAFASMMANVIIIALIAFAVLWVIRRFRGNKSQSQTPAYAGANAGNDASNNTLRQSWDSQQPAQQPAASTSSTQPALSAVPAAAGVAGAAAAAAGPFGVPAGFDVEGFLRSSKVYFNRLQAAWDKGDQADINEFTTPQMFAEIKMDLEERGKSTNRTDVVQLDAELLGIEQTTSEYMASVRFSGLIRETEGAAAEPFNEVWNLTKPVTGNAGWVLAGIQQL from the coding sequence ATGAAAAACAAGCTGTTGTTGGGCGTAGTGGCCGGCGTTTTGGCGGTCGGTATGACGATCGCAGACGCTGACGCCAAGCGCGTTGGCGGCGGCCGGAGCGTCGGCAAGCAGTCCAACACCGTGACGCAGCGTCAGGCAACGCCGCAACAACCGGCCCAAAGCCCGAACGCCGCACCGAACCAAGCCGCACCGGCTGCTGCTGGCGCAGGCGCCGCAGGGGCGGCCGCCGCTGCCAAGCCGGCCAACCGCTGGCTCGGCCCGATCGCCGGTCTGGCCGCCGGTCTGGGTATCGCAGCCCTGTTGTCGCACTTCGGCATGGGCGGCGCGTTCGCCAGCATGATGGCCAACGTCATCATCATCGCGTTGATTGCCTTCGCCGTGCTGTGGGTCATCCGTCGCTTCCGCGGCAACAAGTCGCAGTCGCAGACGCCGGCCTACGCCGGTGCCAATGCGGGCAACGACGCGTCGAACAACACCCTGCGCCAGTCGTGGGATAGCCAGCAACCGGCTCAACAACCGGCCGCTTCGACCTCATCGACGCAACCGGCGCTGTCCGCTGTCCCGGCCGCTGCCGGTGTTGCGGGTGCCGCAGCCGCTGCCGCAGGCCCGTTCGGCGTGCCGGCAGGCTTCGATGTCGAAGGCTTCCTGCGTAGCTCGAAGGTGTACTTCAACCGTCTGCAAGCCGCCTGGGACAAGGGCGATCAAGCCGACATCAACGAGTTCACCACGCCGCAGATGTTCGCGGAAATCAAGATGGACCTCGAAGAGCGCGGCAAGTCGACCAATCGTACCGACGTGGTTCAACTCGACGCCGAACTGCTTGGCATCGAACAAACGACGAGCGAGTACATGGCCAGCGTGCGTTTCTCGGGCCTGATCCGTGAGACGGAAGGCGCTGCCGCCGAGCCGTTCAACGAAGTCTGGAACCTGACCAAGCCGGTGACCGGCAATGCGGGTTGGGTACTGGCCGGGATTCAACAGCTCTAA
- a CDS encoding ubiquinone biosynthesis accessory factor UbiJ codes for MTVAAKAFAATVNHLLAREPWARERLRQHIGASARLAMSPFDLRLQVGDDGYLAAFEADTPCDVSIAVPPSALADFAGGGQAAVMRHVKIEGDAEFANTVSYLAQHLRWEAAEDLSRVIGDAAAHRVTETGKAAVAGARRTGATLARSLTDYLVEENPLLVARPRLDAMRDEIGTLRDDLARLEKRLEKLERQPGAPRSTGGR; via the coding sequence ATGACCGTAGCCGCCAAAGCCTTTGCCGCCACCGTGAATCACTTGCTCGCCCGCGAACCGTGGGCGCGCGAACGCCTGCGCCAACACATCGGCGCCTCCGCCCGGCTGGCGATGTCCCCGTTCGACCTGCGTTTGCAGGTGGGCGACGACGGCTATCTCGCCGCCTTCGAGGCCGACACCCCCTGCGACGTCAGCATCGCCGTGCCCCCGTCGGCACTGGCCGACTTTGCGGGCGGCGGTCAGGCCGCTGTCATGCGTCATGTGAAGATCGAGGGCGATGCCGAGTTCGCCAATACGGTGTCCTATCTTGCCCAGCACCTGCGCTGGGAGGCGGCAGAAGACCTCAGTCGCGTGATTGGCGACGCCGCCGCTCATCGGGTGACCGAAACCGGCAAGGCCGCCGTGGCCGGTGCGCGCCGCACCGGGGCGACGCTGGCGCGCTCGCTCACCGACTACCTCGTGGAAGAAAACCCGCTGCTCGTGGCGCGCCCACGGCTGGACGCCATGCGCGACGAGATCGGCACACTGCGCGACGATCTGGCGCGACTCGAAAAGCGACTCGAGAAACTTGAGCGCCAGCCCGGCGCGCCGCGTTCCACCGGAGGCCGCTGA
- the ubiB gene encoding ubiquinone biosynthesis regulatory protein kinase UbiB — protein sequence MRLLRLIKILFVCYRYGLDELVLSSIPHPFARTFMRVLSFGRSGLKAPRGERLRLALEALGPIFVKFGQVLSTRRDLMPPDIAQELARLQDQVPPFDPELARAAIEKSLGRPLEEVFVEFERSPVASASIAQVHFARIREGQHAGKEVAVKVLRPNMLGVIDSDLALLRDLAGWVERLWPDGKRLKPREVVAEFDKYLHDELDLMREAANAAQLRRNFIDSGMLMVPEMYWEFSTSTVLVMERMRGVPISQIDVLREAGVDLKKLAREGVEIFFTQFLRDGFFHADMHPGNILVSLDPATFGRYIALDCGIVGALSEFDKNYLAQNFLAFFRRDYHRVASLHLESGWVPSDTRVEELEGAIRAVCEPYFDRPLKEISLGLVLMRLFQTSRRFNVEIQPQLVLLQKTLLNIEGLGRQLDPDLDLWKTAKPFLERWMAEQIGPRGWLERLKSEAPQWSKTLPQLPRLIHQALAAHARPQDDTVLLALLQEQRRTNRLLTGAFCLVGGVVIGVLAAFMWIYGG from the coding sequence ATGCGACTTCTGCGCCTCATCAAGATTCTGTTCGTCTGCTATCGCTACGGCCTCGACGAGCTGGTGCTCTCCAGCATTCCCCATCCTTTCGCCCGCACGTTCATGCGCGTGCTGTCGTTCGGCCGCAGCGGGTTGAAGGCACCGCGCGGCGAGCGTCTGCGTCTGGCGCTGGAAGCACTTGGACCGATTTTCGTGAAGTTCGGACAGGTGCTCTCGACCCGCCGTGACCTGATGCCACCTGACATCGCGCAGGAACTGGCGCGCTTGCAGGATCAGGTGCCCCCGTTCGATCCGGAACTGGCCCGTGCGGCCATCGAGAAATCACTGGGCCGCCCGCTGGAAGAAGTGTTCGTGGAGTTCGAGCGCTCGCCGGTAGCCAGCGCGTCGATTGCTCAGGTGCACTTCGCGCGTATTCGCGAAGGCCAGCATGCGGGCAAAGAGGTTGCCGTCAAGGTGCTGCGCCCGAACATGCTTGGCGTAATCGACAGCGATCTCGCTCTCCTGCGCGATCTGGCGGGGTGGGTCGAACGGCTCTGGCCGGACGGCAAGCGCCTGAAGCCGCGCGAGGTGGTCGCTGAGTTCGACAAGTATCTGCACGATGAGCTCGACCTGATGCGCGAGGCCGCCAACGCGGCGCAACTGCGTCGCAATTTCATCGATTCGGGCATGCTGATGGTGCCCGAGATGTATTGGGAATTCAGTACCAGCACGGTGCTCGTGATGGAGCGCATGCGCGGTGTGCCGATCAGCCAGATCGATGTGCTGCGCGAGGCAGGCGTCGATCTGAAGAAGCTGGCGCGCGAAGGCGTTGAGATCTTCTTCACGCAGTTTCTGCGCGACGGGTTCTTCCACGCGGACATGCACCCGGGCAATATTCTCGTGAGTCTCGATCCGGCCACGTTCGGGCGTTATATCGCGCTGGACTGCGGCATCGTCGGCGCGCTCTCCGAGTTCGACAAGAACTATCTGGCACAGAACTTCCTCGCTTTTTTCCGTCGCGACTATCACCGGGTGGCATCGCTGCATTTGGAGTCGGGCTGGGTGCCGTCCGACACGCGCGTCGAGGAACTGGAGGGGGCGATTCGCGCCGTCTGCGAGCCGTACTTCGACCGCCCGCTCAAGGAAATTTCGCTGGGGCTCGTGCTGATGCGCCTGTTCCAGACGTCGCGCCGCTTCAACGTGGAAATTCAGCCGCAACTGGTGTTGCTGCAAAAGACGCTGCTCAATATCGAAGGGTTGGGGCGTCAGCTCGATCCGGATCTCGATCTGTGGAAGACGGCCAAGCCGTTCCTGGAGCGCTGGATGGCCGAGCAGATCGGCCCGCGTGGCTGGCTGGAACGGCTGAAATCGGAAGCGCCGCAGTGGAGCAAGACCCTGCCGCAACTGCCGCGATTGATTCATCAGGCGCTGGCCGCCCATGCCCGTCCGCAGGACGACACGGTGCTGCTCGCGCTGCTTCAGGAGCAACGGCGTACCAACCGCCTGCTGACCGGCGCGTTCTGTCTGGTGGGCGGTGTCGTCATTGGGGTGCTTGCGGCGTTCATGTGGATCTATGGCGGATAA
- a CDS encoding methyltransferase domain-containing protein, which translates to MADKSQQDQGGKDGEGASVTPTPNPVSGAPGAPASTAPAFAHRDPSRAEFWNERFEKAFMPWDAAGVPSALREFVASETAPQATLIPGCGAAHEAAWLDGQGWPVRAIDFSPVAVEQAKALLGPRAELVEEADFFAYTPPFTIDVIYERAFLCALPRTLWQGYARRVAQLLPSGARLAGFFFLRETPKGPPFGIAPDALNALLAQDFVCEVDRQVDAADSVPVFAGAEHWMVWRRR; encoded by the coding sequence ATGGCGGATAAATCTCAGCAAGATCAGGGCGGGAAGGACGGGGAGGGCGCCTCGGTGACGCCGACGCCGAATCCTGTGAGTGGTGCCCCCGGTGCGCCGGCCTCAACCGCCCCCGCATTTGCGCACCGCGACCCGTCGCGTGCCGAATTCTGGAATGAGCGCTTCGAGAAGGCGTTCATGCCTTGGGATGCGGCCGGTGTGCCAAGCGCATTGCGCGAGTTTGTTGCCAGCGAGACGGCGCCTCAGGCGACGCTGATTCCCGGCTGCGGGGCCGCACACGAAGCTGCGTGGCTCGATGGCCAAGGCTGGCCGGTGCGCGCCATTGATTTTTCGCCAGTGGCCGTCGAGCAGGCGAAGGCGCTGCTAGGCCCGCGCGCCGAACTGGTCGAAGAAGCCGACTTCTTTGCCTATACGCCGCCGTTCACGATCGACGTGATTTACGAACGCGCGTTTCTCTGCGCATTGCCGCGCACGCTCTGGCAGGGCTATGCCCGCCGGGTGGCGCAACTGCTGCCGAGCGGCGCGCGTCTTGCGGGCTTCTTCTTCCTGCGGGAAACGCCAAAGGGCCCGCCGTTTGGCATCGCGCCCGACGCGCTTAACGCCCTGCTGGCGCAGGATTTCGTCTGCGAAGTGGATCGCCAAGTCGATGCAGCCGATTCGGTGCCGGTGTTTGCTGGTGCTGAACACTGGATGGTCTGGCGGCGGCGCTGA
- a CDS encoding sodium:solute symporter family protein produces MLIWFVILYWVISVAIGLLAALKVRNTKDFTVAGRRLPYGMVIAVVFATWFGSEAVLGIPATFIGDGLRGIVADPFGSSMCLVLVGVFFARKLYRMNLMTIGDFYKLKYNRTVEVVTSIAIVISYLGWVGAQIKALGLVFHTVSGGAMSEPTGMIIGAVSVLAYTLLGGMISVAVTDFIQMIIIVVGLVYIAVEVSGMVPGGATAVIAHAADAGKFVFLPAMNPADVLAFIAAGVTMMFGSIPQQDVFQRVMSSKTENIAVAGSITGGVLYFFFTFIPIFLAYSALLIAPSMVQKYIGTDPQQILPQLVLTSVPIVAQVMFFGALLSAIKSCASATLLAPSVTFAENIIRPMLRGPIDDKHLLRLMRIVVLCFTALVLVYALNSKASIFQMVESAYKVTLVCCFVPLAFGLYWKRSSSLGGTLAVFSGLVVWIGCEVLAPEALVPPQLAGLLASITGMVVGSLLQPASERGQPPSQEVSTI; encoded by the coding sequence ATGCTGATCTGGTTTGTCATTTTGTATTGGGTCATTTCGGTGGCCATCGGGCTGCTGGCCGCCCTCAAGGTCCGCAATACCAAAGATTTCACCGTTGCCGGGCGCCGCCTGCCGTATGGCATGGTCATCGCCGTGGTGTTTGCCACGTGGTTCGGTTCGGAAGCCGTGCTTGGCATCCCGGCCACGTTCATCGGCGACGGCCTGCGCGGCATCGTGGCCGACCCGTTCGGCTCGTCGATGTGTCTGGTGCTCGTCGGCGTGTTCTTCGCCCGCAAGCTGTATCGCATGAACCTCATGACGATCGGCGATTTCTACAAGCTCAAATACAACCGCACCGTCGAAGTCGTGACGAGTATCGCCATCGTGATCTCGTATCTCGGCTGGGTGGGCGCGCAGATCAAGGCGCTGGGCCTCGTGTTCCATACCGTCTCGGGCGGCGCGATGTCGGAGCCCACGGGCATGATCATCGGCGCGGTGTCAGTGCTCGCATACACGCTGCTCGGCGGCATGATTTCGGTCGCCGTGACCGACTTCATCCAGATGATCATCATCGTGGTGGGTCTGGTCTACATCGCCGTGGAAGTCTCGGGCATGGTGCCGGGCGGTGCGACGGCCGTGATCGCCCATGCGGCCGACGCCGGCAAGTTCGTGTTCCTGCCCGCGATGAATCCTGCCGACGTGCTGGCGTTCATTGCGGCGGGCGTGACCATGATGTTCGGCTCGATACCGCAGCAGGACGTGTTCCAGCGCGTGATGTCGTCCAAGACGGAGAACATCGCAGTCGCAGGCTCCATCACCGGTGGCGTGCTGTACTTCTTCTTCACGTTCATCCCGATCTTTCTTGCTTACTCGGCGCTGCTGATTGCCCCGTCGATGGTGCAGAAGTACATCGGCACCGATCCGCAGCAGATTCTGCCGCAGTTGGTGCTCACCAGCGTGCCGATCGTGGCGCAGGTGATGTTCTTCGGCGCGCTGCTGTCCGCTATTAAGAGCTGCGCGTCGGCCACGCTGCTGGCCCCGTCGGTCACGTTTGCCGAGAACATCATTCGCCCGATGCTGCGCGGCCCGATCGACGACAAGCATCTGCTGCGCCTGATGCGCATCGTCGTGCTGTGCTTCACCGCGCTGGTGCTGGTGTATGCGTTGAATTCGAAGGCGTCGATCTTCCAGATGGTCGAGAGCGCCTATAAGGTCACGCTGGTCTGCTGCTTCGTGCCGCTGGCGTTCGGCCTGTACTGGAAGCGGTCGAGCTCGCTGGGCGGCACGCTTGCCGTGTTCAGCGGTCTGGTCGTCTGGATCGGCTGCGAAGTTTTGGCCCCGGAGGCACTCGTGCCGCCGCAACTGGCTGGCCTGCTGGCCTCGATTACGGGCATGGTCGTGGGTTCGTTGCTGCAACCGGCGTCCGAGCGTGGTCAGCCGCCGAGCCAAGAGGTGTCGACGATCTAA
- a CDS encoding FmdB family zinc ribbon protein, which produces MPIYAYRCETCGFAKDVLQKMSDTPLSQCPECGKDTFRKQVTAAGFQLKGSGWYVTDFRGGSGGASAPASGAAASTAAASSGDSGSTSSSASDASAGSSASSSTDGASSSTPAASCGGGCACH; this is translated from the coding sequence ATGCCTATCTACGCCTATCGTTGCGAAACATGCGGTTTCGCGAAAGATGTGCTGCAAAAAATGAGCGATACCCCGCTCTCCCAATGCCCGGAATGCGGCAAGGATACGTTTCGCAAGCAGGTAACTGCGGCGGGCTTCCAGCTCAAGGGTTCGGGATGGTATGTCACGGATTTCCGTGGTGGTTCGGGCGGCGCAAGTGCACCGGCTTCCGGCGCGGCGGCGTCGACGGCAGCGGCCTCGTCGGGCGATAGCGGTTCGACGTCGTCGAGCGCCTCAGACGCGTCGGCGGGTTCGTCGGCTTCGTCCTCCACGGACGGCGCGTCGTCGAGCACCCCGGCAGCCAGTTGCGGTGGCGGCTGCGCTTGTCATTAA
- a CDS encoding DUF502 domain-containing protein has translation MSVKKPALKTIFLTGLLVLVPLAITLWVLGLIIGTMDQTLLLLPDDWQPSHLIGMRVPGFGVVVTLAFVFVVGLLAHNFIGQKLVGWWEAVLTRIPVVGPLYGSVKQVSDTLLSSNGNAFRKALLVRYPHADSWTIAFLTGAPGGDVVNHLQGEYVSVYVPTTPNPTSGFFLMMRASDVVELDMTVDAALKYIVSMGVVAPAHNPRQQRPGPLL, from the coding sequence ATGAGCGTCAAAAAACCCGCGTTGAAGACGATTTTCCTCACCGGCCTGCTGGTGCTGGTGCCGCTCGCCATCACGTTGTGGGTGCTGGGCCTGATCATCGGCACGATGGATCAGACGCTGTTGCTGCTGCCTGACGACTGGCAGCCGTCGCACCTGATCGGCATGCGTGTGCCGGGCTTCGGCGTAGTGGTCACCCTCGCGTTCGTGTTCGTCGTCGGCCTTCTGGCGCATAATTTCATTGGCCAGAAGCTGGTCGGCTGGTGGGAAGCCGTGCTTACGCGCATTCCCGTGGTCGGACCGCTGTACGGCAGCGTCAAGCAGGTGTCCGATACATTGCTTTCGAGCAATGGCAACGCGTTTCGCAAGGCGTTGCTCGTGCGTTATCCGCACGCGGATTCCTGGACCATCGCCTTCCTGACCGGCGCGCCGGGCGGCGACGTGGTCAATCACTTGCAGGGCGAGTATGTGAGCGTTTATGTCCCGACGACGCCGAACCCCACGTCAGGTTTCTTCCTGATGATGCGGGCGAGCGACGTGGTCGAGCTCGACATGACGGTCGATGCCGCCCTCAAGTACATCGTATCGATGGGCGTGGTGGCACCCGCCCACAACCCGCGCCAGCAGCGTCCCGGCCCGCTCCTGTGA
- the aspS gene encoding aspartate--tRNA ligase, with amino-acid sequence MSMRTSYCGLVTEQQLGQTVKLCGWVNRRRDHGGVIFIDLRDREGLVQVVCDPDRAEMFKAAEGLRNEFCVQITGLVRARPAGTENANLTSGKIEVLCHELQVLNPSVTPPFPLDDENLSETTRLTHRVLDLRRPQMQYNLRLRYKVAMEVRKYLDAQGFIDIETPMLTKSTPEGARDYLVPSRVNPGMFFALPQSPQLFKQLLMVAGFDRYYQITKCFRDEDLRADRQPEFTQIDCETSFLSEQEIRDLFENMIRHVFKEAINVEFDAKVPVMQYSEAMRRFGSDKPDLRVKLEFTELTDVMGDVDFKVFSVPATTEGGRVVALRVPGGSEISRSEIDAYTDFVKIYGAKGLAWIKVNEVAKGRDGLQSPIVKNLHDAAIASILERTGAQDGDIIFFGADKEKVVNDGIGALRLKIGHSEFGKSHGLFEAGWRPLWVVDFPMFEYDEEDARWVACHHPFTSPKDEHIDYLETDPGKCLAKAYDMVLNGWEIGGGSVRIFQEEVQSKVFRALKLGEEEARAKFGFLLDALQYGAPPHGGIAFGLDRVITMMAGADSIRDVIAFPKTQRAQDLLTQAPSPVDERQLRDLHIRLRQSEAPKA; translated from the coding sequence ATGTCCATGCGTACCTCCTACTGCGGTCTGGTGACCGAGCAACAACTGGGCCAAACGGTCAAGCTTTGTGGCTGGGTCAATCGCCGCCGTGATCACGGCGGGGTCATCTTCATCGACCTGCGCGATCGCGAAGGTCTGGTGCAGGTCGTGTGCGATCCGGACCGCGCAGAGATGTTCAAGGCCGCCGAAGGCCTGCGCAACGAGTTCTGCGTGCAGATCACCGGTCTGGTACGCGCCCGTCCGGCAGGCACGGAAAACGCCAACCTGACGAGCGGCAAGATCGAAGTGCTGTGCCATGAGCTGCAAGTGCTCAACCCGTCGGTCACGCCCCCGTTCCCGCTTGACGACGAAAACCTGTCGGAAACCACGCGCCTCACGCATCGCGTGCTGGACCTGCGCCGCCCGCAGATGCAATACAACCTGCGCCTGCGCTACAAAGTGGCGATGGAAGTGCGCAAGTATCTGGACGCGCAAGGCTTCATCGACATCGAAACCCCGATGCTCACCAAGAGCACGCCGGAAGGCGCGCGCGACTATCTGGTGCCCTCGCGTGTGAACCCGGGCATGTTCTTCGCGCTGCCGCAGTCGCCGCAGCTCTTCAAGCAGTTGCTGATGGTGGCCGGCTTCGACCGCTACTACCAGATCACCAAGTGCTTCCGCGACGAAGATCTGCGCGCTGACCGTCAGCCGGAATTCACGCAGATCGACTGCGAAACCTCGTTCCTGTCGGAGCAAGAGATTCGCGACCTGTTCGAGAACATGATTCGTCACGTGTTCAAGGAAGCGATCAACGTCGAATTCGACGCCAAGGTGCCGGTCATGCAGTACTCGGAAGCGATGCGCCGCTTCGGTTCGGACAAGCCGGACCTGCGCGTGAAGCTCGAATTCACCGAGTTGACCGACGTGATGGGCGATGTGGACTTCAAGGTGTTCTCGGTGCCTGCTACGACCGAAGGCGGCCGTGTGGTTGCACTGCGCGTGCCGGGCGGTTCGGAAATTTCGCGTAGCGAGATCGACGCTTACACCGACTTCGTGAAGATTTACGGCGCGAAGGGGCTGGCCTGGATCAAGGTCAATGAAGTGGCCAAGGGCCGCGACGGTCTGCAAAGCCCGATCGTGAAGAACCTGCACGACGCTGCCATTGCCTCGATTCTCGAGCGCACCGGCGCGCAAGACGGCGACATCATCTTCTTCGGTGCCGACAAGGAAAAGGTCGTCAACGACGGTATCGGCGCGCTGCGTCTGAAGATCGGTCACTCGGAATTCGGCAAGAGCCACGGCCTGTTCGAAGCCGGCTGGCGTCCGCTGTGGGTCGTCGATTTCCCGATGTTCGAATACGACGAAGAAGACGCCCGCTGGGTGGCCTGCCATCACCCGTTCACGAGCCCGAAGGACGAGCACATCGACTATCTTGAGACCGACCCGGGCAAGTGCCTGGCGAAGGCCTACGACATGGTGCTCAACGGCTGGGAAATCGGTGGCGGTTCGGTCCGTATCTTCCAAGAGGAAGTGCAGAGCAAGGTGTTCCGTGCGCTCAAGCTGGGTGAAGAAGAAGCCCGTGCGAAGTTCGGCTTCCTGCTCGACGCGCTGCAATACGGCGCGCCGCCGCATGGCGGTATCGCCTTCGGTCTGGACCGCGTCATCACGATGATGGCCGGTGCCGATTCGATTCGC